GTATTGTCCCTACTTCATGTCCCAAAAGTTCTTGTGTGATTGGGCATGATAGAACTGTGATAAAAAATTGTTCATGTGTTTTCCCTACTTCTGTTTTGAGGCAGTTCATAACGCATTTCATTTGTGTTCTACTTCTGTTTTAAGGAAATACAGAGGTCAACCTCTTCTGTAAGGACAAAGGAGTTAAGTTCCATATTTTCTTAGAGAAATCCAAGATCCTATCATACAACATAATAAAAAGACATATATAGATGGCTATGAAGTTATCAGCTGAAGTCTTTGGACACACTCCGTGTCTTTGTAGAGTCACTTTTATCAAGCTTACTATCTTGAATGATAACAACTGGTTTTGTTCTTCAGGAAATTTTGAAGGCATTAATAGGTTTCATAGATGTTGCTGGGCTTTACTTTGCCCTGACCCAGTTGACTCACAGGAACATCTCTCAAAATCATAAATTTCAAGCTGTTGGACTTGGTATGTATAAGAGGCTATATCATTTCAGACAAAAGTAGgttttatatttatgtgtatCTTGGAAGTGGTGTTCTCCTTCATAGACTAGCCTTTGGGTTTTCTTGTGTGGCTCTGTTTCACTGATCTTTGTCTCTTGCTCTTTCTTGTGGCAGGCTGGGCGTTCGCTGATTCTGTACTGCATAGATTGGCTCCTCTTTGGGTGGGTGCTAGAGGATTAGAATTTACTTGGGAATACATTTTGCAGGGCCTTGAGGCTAATGCAAATTTGGTATGTTCTTTCATGTTCAAAGTTTTTTCCTCTCTAAGATTAAAATTCACGTCTCTGAAAAATTTAGACGGTAATATTCCCCTAATTTGGAACTAATTATAATTCTACATTAGTCATAATGACTAAACAGATTGTTGTTGTTATGTGCTATAGGTGAGCACACTTCTCCATTTGTGTGCAGCGTGTAGCATATGCATTATCTATAATTTAAAGGGAGTCTGCACTTGTATTTGTGCAGGTGTTGAGCATATCCCTCGCTGCATTGGGATCTTTGATGTGGCTCAGGAAAAATAAACCGAAGACCCTCATTCCTATCATATACTTGTGTGCTGGGATTGTGGCAACCATGCCATCTATCACAAGGTCTTTACTCTTTTACTGACTCATCATAATTACTATTATCATGTTGATGTATAAATCTAATTTTACTTTTACTGTGATTGTTTTCTCTGCAAAATCAAGGTTCTGAATCACGGTCttagaataaaaaatttcaTCGAA
This is a stretch of genomic DNA from Lotus japonicus ecotype B-129 chromosome 1, LjGifu_v1.2. It encodes these proteins:
- the LOC130720864 gene encoding uncharacterized protein LOC130720864, encoding MTVFHFFNCAILTFGPHAVYYSATPLSEYDTLGTSIKTAVVYLATALVKLICLATFLKVSESDSFDPYQEILKALIGFIDVAGLYFALTQLTHRNISQNHKFQAVGLGWAFADSVLHRLAPLWVGARGLEFTWEYILQGLEANANLVLSISLAALGSLMWLRKNKPKTLIPIIYLCAGIVATMPSITSYLRRGLGWHLPKVVGFELFTSLVMAFISWQLFAVCQRPSV